A genomic stretch from Enterobacter oligotrophicus includes:
- the nfuA gene encoding Fe-S biogenesis protein NfuA, which produces MIRISDSAQAHFAKLLANQEEGTQIRVFVINPGTPNAECGVSYCPPDAVEATDTALKFDQLTAYVDELSAPYLEDAEIDFVTDQLGSQLTLKAPNAKMRKVSDDAPLMERVEYLLQSQINPQLAGHGGRVSLMEITEDGLAILQFGGGCNGCSMVDVTLKEGIEKQLLNEFPELKGVRDLTEHQRGEHSYY; this is translated from the coding sequence ATGATCCGTATTTCCGATTCTGCACAAGCGCACTTTGCCAAACTGCTGGCAAATCAGGAAGAAGGGACGCAGATCCGCGTGTTTGTGATCAATCCAGGCACTCCGAATGCAGAATGCGGTGTCTCTTATTGTCCTCCGGACGCCGTGGAAGCAACTGACACTGCCCTTAAATTTGACCAGCTCACCGCCTACGTTGATGAGCTGAGCGCACCGTATCTTGAAGATGCGGAGATTGACTTCGTCACCGACCAGCTCGGTTCTCAGCTGACGCTGAAAGCGCCAAACGCAAAAATGCGTAAAGTGTCGGACGATGCCCCACTAATGGAACGTGTAGAGTATTTGCTGCAATCGCAGATCAACCCACAGCTGGCAGGCCACGGCGGTCGTGTTTCCCTGATGGAAATCACCGAAGATGGTCTGGCGATCCTGCAGTTTGGCGGCGGCTGTAACGGGTGTTCCATGGTCGACGTGACGCTGAAAGAAGGGATCGAGAAGCAGCTGCTGAACGAGTTCCCGGAACTGAAAGGCGTGCGCGATCTGACCGAACACCAGCGCGGCGAGCACTCTTACTACTAA
- the gntX gene encoding DNA utilization protein GntX, which produces MLTVPGLCWLCRMPLALSAWGVCSVCTRSLEGRINGCPQCGLPATSQVIPCGRCLKKSPPWNALVAVDGYAPPLSGLIHKLKFSHQSTLARPLARLLVLAVLQARRTRGLPAVDIIMNVPLHRRRHWRRGYNQSDLLCRPLARWLRCRYDASALRRVQATAIQHQLSARLRKRNLKNAFRLELPVNGLHIAIVDDVVTTGSTVAELSRLLLRSGAASVQVWCLCRTL; this is translated from the coding sequence ATGCTAACAGTGCCCGGCTTGTGCTGGCTATGCCGAATGCCACTTGCGCTGAGTGCGTGGGGAGTCTGTTCCGTTTGTACACGATCGCTGGAAGGCCGAATCAACGGCTGCCCGCAATGCGGTTTACCGGCCACAAGCCAGGTGATCCCCTGCGGGCGTTGCCTGAAGAAATCCCCGCCGTGGAACGCCCTGGTGGCGGTGGACGGTTATGCTCCTCCGCTGAGCGGCCTCATCCATAAACTGAAATTTTCTCACCAGAGTACGCTGGCGCGGCCGCTCGCCCGGCTACTTGTACTGGCGGTTTTACAGGCGCGACGTACCCGCGGGTTACCGGCAGTGGACATAATTATGAATGTGCCGTTGCACCGGCGTCGTCACTGGCGACGTGGCTATAATCAGAGTGACCTGCTCTGCCGCCCGCTCGCCCGCTGGCTCAGGTGCCGTTACGATGCCTCTGCGCTGAGGCGCGTGCAGGCGACAGCAATCCAGCATCAACTCAGTGCGCGCCTGCGCAAAAGGAACCTTAAAAATGCCTTTCGCCTTGAATTGCCCGTTAACGGCCTCCATATCGCGATTGTGGATGATGTCGTCACCACGGGCAGTACCGTTGCTGAACTTTCCCGACTGCTTTTGCGAAGCGGCGCTGCGTCGGTTCAGGTATGGTGTCTGTGCCGTACCTTGTAG